The following coding sequences are from one Shewanella eurypsychrophilus window:
- a CDS encoding isocitrate dehydrogenase: MSKRMITVIPGDGIGPSIIDAAIKILDKAGCDFEYEFTDAGLTALEKHGELLPQQTLDMIEKNGITLKGPLTTPVGEGFTSINVTLRKKFSLYANIRPVVSFKGTQSRYEDIDIITVRENTEGMYSGLGQTVSEDGTTAEATSIITRQGAEQITTFAYELARKENRKKVTIVHKANIMKSTSGLFLKVAREVSKRYPDITTDEMIVDATCMKLVMNPEIFDVIVTTNLFGDILSDLCAGLVGGLGMAPGANIGKDAAIFEAVHGSAPDIAGKNLANPTSVILASIQMLEYLGMADKAESIRAAVTAVIAEGDRTTRDLGGTHGTTDFTQAVIDRL, from the coding sequence ATGTCAAAAAGAATGATAACCGTGATCCCTGGTGATGGGATTGGACCAAGTATTATCGATGCCGCAATCAAGATCCTTGATAAAGCAGGTTGTGACTTCGAGTACGAATTTACCGATGCGGGTTTAACTGCTCTAGAAAAGCACGGGGAACTTTTACCTCAGCAAACTCTCGATATGATAGAGAAAAATGGTATCACCCTGAAAGGTCCTCTAACTACGCCAGTTGGAGAAGGTTTTACCTCAATAAATGTCACACTGCGTAAAAAGTTCAGCCTTTATGCCAATATCCGCCCTGTCGTATCTTTCAAAGGTACACAGTCGCGTTATGAAGATATCGATATCATCACTGTACGTGAAAATACCGAAGGTATGTATTCTGGCCTAGGTCAGACGGTTTCAGAAGATGGTACAACAGCTGAAGCGACCAGCATCATCACTCGTCAGGGTGCTGAGCAGATCACGACATTTGCTTACGAACTTGCTCGTAAAGAAAACCGTAAGAAAGTGACTATCGTACACAAGGCTAACATCATGAAATCAACTTCAGGTCTTTTCCTGAAAGTGGCTCGTGAAGTCAGTAAGCGTTACCCAGACATCACAACAGATGAGATGATTGTCGACGCTACATGTATGAAGCTGGTTATGAACCCTGAGATCTTCGACGTTATCGTTACGACGAACCTATTCGGTGACATTCTGTCTGATCTATGTGCTGGTTTAGTCGGCGGCCTAGGCATGGCGCCTGGTGCTAACATAGGTAAAGATGCGGCAATTTTTGAAGCGGTTCACGGTAGTGCACCTGATATTGCGGGTAAAAACTTAGCCAATCCAACCTCGGTTATCTTAGCTTCTATCCAGATGCTTGAGTACCTAGGTATGGCTGATAAAGCTGAAAGCATTCGTGCAGCAGTTACTGCTGTCATTGCTGAAGGCGATCGCACAACACGTGATCTAGGTGGTACTCATGGTACAACTGATTTCACTCAAGCTGTGATTGACCGTCTGTAA
- the rlmM gene encoding 23S rRNA (cytidine(2498)-2'-O)-methyltransferase RlmM, giving the protein MINLFLFCRAGYEKDCAAEIQHRAAELDIGGFVKTKNNDAYVIFQCFQPGDASVLAQKIELDSLIFTRQMFAAKALLKNLPEQDRISPIIEALSEVNKAGELRVETPDTNEAKELSNFCKKFTVPLRQKLKKTGTLLEKENPRRPIIHVCFVAPGTAYVGFSLSNNSSPYLRGIPRLKMASDAPSRSTLKLDEAFIHFIPKEEHEKRLSSGMHSVDLGACPGGWTYQLVRRGMFVAAVDNGLMAQSLMDTGQVKHYQADGFRFEPPRKNIYWLVCDMIEKPSRVAELIEAWAINGWFKEAIFNLKLPMKSRYKDVSIILATMTEILKENDIKDFELSCKHLYHDRDEVTVHLWLNPTKGW; this is encoded by the coding sequence ATGATTAACCTATTTTTATTTTGCCGTGCAGGCTACGAGAAAGATTGTGCAGCAGAGATCCAACATCGCGCTGCAGAGCTTGATATTGGCGGTTTTGTTAAAACCAAAAACAATGATGCTTACGTGATTTTTCAGTGCTTCCAACCTGGTGATGCGAGCGTACTGGCACAAAAAATTGAACTGGATTCGTTGATTTTCACCAGGCAGATGTTCGCGGCTAAAGCCTTACTAAAAAATCTTCCAGAACAAGACAGAATTTCACCGATTATTGAGGCCTTATCTGAAGTCAATAAAGCCGGTGAGCTAAGAGTTGAGACGCCTGATACTAATGAAGCTAAAGAGCTGTCTAACTTTTGCAAAAAATTTACCGTACCGCTCAGGCAGAAGTTGAAAAAAACAGGCACCTTGCTTGAGAAAGAAAATCCAAGACGTCCAATTATACATGTGTGTTTCGTCGCTCCTGGAACGGCCTATGTGGGTTTTTCACTCAGTAATAACAGCTCACCCTATTTACGTGGGATCCCAAGGCTGAAGATGGCATCGGATGCACCGAGTCGCTCTACGCTTAAACTGGATGAAGCCTTTATTCATTTCATCCCTAAAGAAGAGCATGAAAAACGTTTGAGTAGCGGCATGCACTCTGTCGATCTTGGTGCTTGTCCTGGTGGATGGACATATCAGCTCGTTCGCCGAGGCATGTTCGTGGCGGCGGTAGATAATGGCTTAATGGCACAAAGCCTTATGGATACCGGGCAAGTTAAGCATTATCAGGCCGATGGCTTTCGATTTGAGCCTCCTAGAAAGAATATATATTGGCTGGTGTGTGACATGATTGAAAAGCCATCACGAGTGGCTGAGCTCATTGAGGCTTGGGCGATTAATGGTTGGTTTAAAGAAGCAATATTCAATCTTAAATTACCGATGAAGAGTCGTTATAAAGATGTATCGATAATTCTGGCGACTATGACTGAGATTTTGAAAGAAAATGATATCAAGGACTTTGAGCTGTCCTGTAAGCATCTATATCATGATCGAGATGAGGTGACAGTGCATTTATGGTTGAATCCGACGAAAGGTTGGTAA
- a CDS encoding prolyl oligopeptidase family serine peptidase has protein sequence MKSLPIVSLLLLSTSLLTAGAYAATAAEQITTNDIMHFESLKKPVVSDSGTTLAVEVSPDRGDSHGLVKLLGSSKQFNVDGGAKPKVSADGRFVAFSVKTPLLELEQASKKEKKKLKSGMVLLDTQTGKETRFDRVKKFAFNDSSSHLAIWYETAETTYDKKDKSAEADKSEEINVDKFDKGAAFELVVLKNGTTQKVANVTDFYFDKSGKHLVVASNNTKVKVHQLVLFTLSNNTKKIVRQYNDQQIGDVSLSDDGKYIAFTHGDAGIAPYGRTYQLSLFNIETSEVNATPTSKEWQLNRYTTLKFSDDSQRLFFGRVPQVSQQVELAKIEKQQDLFDESIVTGQRKLRIWHGDDARIKPNEIKQYEKELKRTYLAVLHLKGNNLVQLADEAVPDVELQQQTRFVLASSDIPYRKMITWAGFYRDYYLIDINTGRKILILTQQPSSEDPILSPNERFVTYFQQGNVYLYQISEDRRTNLTQNLKVSFADEDHDYPSNAPGYGFGPWLKEDAGFLVYDKYDIWQINTESHQAFKLTAGKGRKQGIQYRISGLVEDKNHPDVLKLDQQVLLHGYNERTKGDGYYRSTIGVSGVQTLMEGDYKLKTLARSKDAKVIAFSKERYDLFPDLYTAEYLAPQEANKQTDLDAQKRQFNWGQSELVHWTNGDGQPLDGVLIKPTNYVEGQRYPVLVYFYRFMSDRLHAFPQMKINHRPNFAWFADNGYAIFLPDIRFEVGYPGATSVQALTSGVQKLIEMGVADPDAVGIQGHSWGGYQTAFAVTQTHIFKAAVTGAPVSNMTSAYSGIRHGSGLARQFQYETGQSRIGESLFSAPRKYIENSPIFYADRIKTPMMIMFGDKDDAVPWEQGIELYLAMRRAGKDVVFLQYEDEPHHLKKYPNKLDYSIRMMEYFDHYLKGKPAPTWLTQGEAYTEYKKAD, from the coding sequence TTGAAGTCACTACCTATTGTATCTCTACTCCTCCTATCGACGAGTTTACTTACCGCGGGAGCTTATGCTGCTACGGCTGCCGAACAGATAACCACCAATGACATCATGCACTTTGAATCACTAAAGAAGCCCGTGGTTTCAGATTCAGGTACCACTTTAGCCGTTGAAGTTTCTCCGGATAGAGGCGATAGCCATGGTTTAGTTAAGCTATTGGGTTCATCTAAGCAATTTAATGTTGATGGTGGGGCTAAGCCCAAAGTGAGTGCTGATGGCCGCTTTGTGGCCTTTAGCGTTAAGACTCCTCTACTTGAGCTTGAACAAGCCTCTAAGAAAGAGAAGAAAAAGCTGAAATCTGGCATGGTGTTGCTCGACACTCAGACGGGTAAAGAGACACGGTTCGATCGAGTGAAGAAGTTTGCTTTTAATGATTCAAGTAGTCATTTGGCTATTTGGTATGAAACAGCTGAAACAACATATGATAAGAAAGATAAATCAGCTGAAGCGGATAAGAGCGAAGAGATTAACGTCGATAAGTTCGACAAGGGCGCTGCCTTTGAACTGGTAGTGCTTAAAAATGGTACCACTCAAAAAGTCGCTAACGTCACGGACTTTTATTTCGATAAGAGTGGTAAGCATCTGGTTGTTGCAAGTAACAATACAAAGGTGAAAGTTCACCAGCTGGTGCTGTTTACGCTCAGTAACAACACCAAAAAGATTGTACGCCAATACAATGATCAACAAATAGGCGATGTCTCACTCAGTGATGACGGTAAATATATTGCCTTTACCCATGGCGATGCAGGCATTGCGCCATACGGTCGAACTTACCAACTTTCATTGTTCAATATTGAAACCTCTGAGGTTAACGCCACGCCGACATCTAAAGAGTGGCAGCTGAACCGTTATACGACACTTAAATTCTCAGATGATAGTCAGCGCCTATTTTTCGGTCGTGTTCCACAAGTTAGCCAACAGGTCGAGCTTGCCAAAATTGAGAAGCAACAAGACTTATTTGATGAATCAATTGTCACGGGCCAACGTAAGCTGCGTATTTGGCATGGCGACGATGCTCGAATTAAGCCCAATGAAATAAAGCAATATGAGAAAGAGCTGAAGCGCACCTATCTTGCCGTGTTGCATCTTAAAGGCAATAACCTGGTTCAGCTCGCCGATGAAGCTGTACCGGATGTAGAACTGCAGCAGCAGACTCGTTTTGTGTTGGCAAGTTCAGATATCCCCTATCGTAAGATGATCACTTGGGCCGGCTTCTACCGAGATTATTATCTGATTGATATCAATACCGGCCGAAAAATCTTGATATTGACTCAGCAGCCTAGCAGTGAAGATCCTATCCTTTCACCCAATGAGCGCTTTGTTACCTATTTCCAACAAGGCAATGTTTACCTGTATCAAATTTCGGAAGACAGACGCACAAACTTAACTCAAAATTTGAAAGTGTCATTTGCAGATGAAGATCATGATTACCCGTCTAATGCGCCAGGTTATGGTTTCGGTCCTTGGCTTAAAGAGGACGCGGGATTCCTTGTCTATGATAAATATGATATTTGGCAGATAAACACTGAGTCTCACCAAGCATTTAAGCTTACGGCGGGTAAAGGTCGCAAGCAAGGTATCCAGTATCGGATAAGCGGTTTGGTTGAGGATAAAAACCATCCTGATGTGCTTAAGTTAGATCAACAAGTACTACTTCATGGTTATAACGAGAGAACCAAAGGGGATGGTTATTACCGTTCTACAATCGGTGTCTCAGGCGTTCAAACTCTGATGGAAGGTGATTACAAGCTAAAGACGTTGGCGCGTAGCAAAGATGCCAAGGTGATCGCTTTCTCCAAAGAGCGTTATGACTTGTTCCCGGATCTGTATACAGCAGAATATTTAGCACCGCAAGAAGCAAACAAGCAGACCGATCTAGATGCTCAGAAGCGTCAATTTAATTGGGGACAATCTGAACTTGTGCATTGGACTAATGGTGACGGTCAGCCGCTTGACGGCGTATTAATTAAACCCACTAATTATGTCGAGGGTCAGCGTTATCCTGTGCTGGTGTACTTTTATCGCTTTATGAGCGACAGATTGCACGCCTTCCCACAGATGAAGATTAACCATAGACCGAACTTTGCTTGGTTTGCGGATAATGGTTATGCCATCTTCCTGCCTGATATTCGCTTTGAAGTTGGTTACCCTGGAGCCACATCTGTTCAGGCATTAACTTCTGGTGTACAGAAACTTATCGAGATGGGCGTTGCCGATCCAGATGCTGTTGGCATTCAAGGACATTCTTGGGGGGGCTATCAAACGGCGTTTGCTGTGACTCAGACCCATATTTTTAAAGCTGCTGTCACAGGTGCCCCTGTGTCTAACATGACCAGTGCCTATAGCGGTATACGTCATGGCAGTGGTTTAGCTCGTCAATTCCAGTATGAGACAGGTCAAAGCCGTATTGGTGAGAGCTTATTTAGCGCGCCACGGAAGTATATTGAGAACTCGCCAATTTTTTATGCCGATCGAATTAAGACACCCATGATGATCATGTTTGGTGATAAAGATGATGCTGTGCCGTGGGAGCAAGGTATTGAATTGTATTTGGCGATGCGCCGTGCAGGTAAAGATGTGGTGTTTCTGCAATATGAGGACGAGCCTCATCACTTGAAGAAATACCCCAATAAACTGGATTACAGTATTCGTATGATGGAGTACTTCGATCATTACCTTAAGGGCAAACCAGCCCCGACGTGGTTGACTCAAGGTGAAGCTTATACCGAGTACAAGAAAGCGGATTAG